A DNA window from Halorubrum sp. DM2 contains the following coding sequences:
- a CDS encoding replication factor C small subunit yields MSEGDEQTAATATGREIWIEKYRPQTLDDIHGQEEIVERLQSYIAQDDVPHLLFSGPAGIGKTTAATAIAREIYGEDNWRGNFLELNASDQRGIDVVRDRIKGFARSSFGGDFRIVFLDEADSLTDDAQSALRRTMEQFSDNTRFILSCNYSSKIIDPIQSRCAVFRFSPLSDEAVGGMVREIAAAEEIEVTDAGVDALVYAADGDMRRAINSLQAAATTGDIVDEEAVYAITATARPEEIESMVTDALNGDFARARSTLDTLLTETGMAGGDVIDQLHRSVWEFELSEREAVRLMERIGEADYRIAEGANEQVQLESLLAALSLDEE; encoded by the coding sequence ATGAGCGAGGGCGACGAGCAGACGGCCGCGACCGCCACCGGCCGGGAGATCTGGATCGAGAAGTACCGGCCGCAGACGCTCGACGACATCCACGGACAGGAGGAGATCGTCGAGCGACTCCAGAGCTACATCGCGCAGGACGACGTCCCCCACCTATTATTTTCAGGCCCAGCAGGCATCGGAAAAACCACCGCAGCCACCGCCATCGCCCGCGAAATCTACGGCGAGGACAACTGGCGCGGGAACTTCCTCGAACTCAACGCCTCTGACCAACGCGGAATCGACGTGGTCCGCGACCGGATCAAGGGGTTCGCGCGCTCGTCGTTCGGCGGCGACTTCCGGATCGTGTTCCTCGACGAGGCCGACAGCCTCACTGATGACGCACAGTCAGCGCTCCGCCGGACGATGGAGCAGTTCTCCGACAACACGCGGTTCATCCTCTCGTGTAACTACTCGTCGAAGATCATCGACCCGATCCAGTCCCGCTGTGCCGTCTTCCGGTTCTCGCCGCTCTCGGACGAGGCGGTCGGCGGGATGGTCCGCGAGATCGCGGCGGCGGAGGAGATCGAGGTGACCGACGCGGGCGTCGACGCCCTCGTGTACGCGGCCGACGGCGACATGCGCCGCGCGATCAACTCCCTTCAGGCCGCGGCGACGACCGGCGACATCGTCGACGAGGAGGCGGTGTACGCGATCACGGCGACGGCGCGTCCGGAGGAGATCGAATCGATGGTGACCGACGCGCTGAACGGCGACTTCGCGCGGGCGCGGTCGACCCTCGACACGCTGCTCACGGAGACGGGGATGGCCGGCGGCGACGTGATCGACCAGCTCCACCGCTCCGTCTGGGAGTTCGAATTGAGCGAGCGCGAGGCGGTGCGGCTGATGGAGCGCATCGGCGAGGCCGACTACCGGATCGCCGAGGGCGCGAACGAGCAGGTCCAGTTGGAGTCGCTTCTGGCCGCGCTATCCTTAGACGAGGAGTAG